The sequence AATTCATTGTCATGGCTGAATTTTGAGGCTGTCAAGCTGTTTATGTTTTTGCCCCTTGAAGTTCAAACAGAAAAGGTTAAAGACTACAGAACAGAAAATACTCCCATCAACACTACTATATGTTTTAAGTATCTGTTACTATTTATTGTTTCCTTATATCTCAATTATTgcattgtttttgttgtagtttcTTCTCTGTCACTATctgtttgtttttgttattatcaGTTGTTTCTCCTACTTCCTTTACTTCTTATTCAGGGACTACTTTGGATTTTCTTCTCTAAGCTGAGGGTCCATCGAAAACAGTCTCTCTACCTCCGatggtaggggtaaggtctgcgtacagtCTACCCTCCTAAAACTCCACCTTGTGGGgactacactgggtatgttgttgttgttgtaacaTTACTTGATGCTTAAATTACATCTTTGAATCTGCAGAAACTTCTGGAAATGGAAAATTCGGTGGGGACTGAAATTTTAGCTTTGAAATATGGCTACCCCAATCTAGTGATCATAAGGGCAAGGTCCAAATATAGTTGAAACTTGCAAATAACTGATCAAGAGAGATTCTTCAGTTATAAAGAACCAGATAGAGCCTTTGATAGATGATAGAGTAATGGATACTCGTCAAAACAAACTGGGAGGATAGCTCGTAACCCTCAAGCCAAGAATCTTCATGATGTTGGTAGTAAAGACTGAAGATTGCCCAAGGATCAAAAATCCAGCTATGCTTGTGTCTAACAGCTGGGTAAAAGATAGCTTTATTAGATCCCATTACATCTAAACAAAGAGTCAAATGAATCCAAAGAGGGAAATTTATGTGTCAAATGTTTAAGAACAATTATTAAGagaccatttttatttttataagtatttcACAAGCATGCTAGCTAAAGCCATAATTCATGCATGATGATACTCTGAATTTGATTTTCCTAACAAATCCAAATTAATAACAAACTACTGCAGTAGGAGACTGGAGAACCGTAGAACTGACAATATACATGAACAACTTTCTGTTCTTTATCTTTTGCTTTCTCCGACTTCTTTTAAtctctttgttttctttctcttcaGTGTTCAGCTACCAAAGCGGAAGACTATTATTTAGAGGGGAGGAGGCAGTGCAAATTACTAACTGCTAACGTATATACCTTAGGAGGCAACACAACtgaaacatgcatatcaactaTTCAAGTAGTTAAGAAGACATACTGTTGGATATCAGTGGGAGCATTGTCTACAGCTCCTAACTTCTTGTGAGACTTGACAGGAAATGAGTCCACAACAGAATCTGGAGCTGGAAGCGAGAGCGTAGATAGCGAAAGTGTGAAAGATTGTTGATGGATCTCATCGAGGACCTAAAAAAAGAAACCAAGCCATATCAGCTCAAACTATTGCAATCACATAATAAGGCAAGGGTAGATACCAGAAAGCATTAACAGGTCACAAAttattgaatgaaaaaaatcagTAACCGTGAACACCTCATTTCTTTAGCCTTCAATCTTGAAAGTACATTCATTCTGTATCCAGTATATCCCTCTCAATCtccattctcaaaaaaaaaatatctctcTCAATCtccattctcaaaaaaaaaatatccctCTCAATCTCTCTGTCTAtagtacacttttttttttgcaactgGTAACTTTAGTCTATATATCCATAGGTATACTACAATAAAAGTGTAGTTCCCCTTCAAAAGTTTTACAACTTACAGAATAAAAATAGTCTTTTAAGCAGGCACTATGCTATTAGTGTTGAACAATGTAAAAAAGATTCTTCTCGGAGAAGGTGCTGAAGACTGTAAAATTAACATTCAAGCTTGCACTGAATCCAAACTTTGGTCTCTGCGATTAAGGAAATTGGCAACAACAAGTGCCTTCGGAATAGCAAACTATGCAAGTTGGATTATTCACGCTTTCAGCTGGAATTATTATATAGGGTTCTTAATACTGGATAAACTGATGTCAAGCATTTCTACTATGCTCCTAGAGTTTTGTTTACCCTTGGTGATCTATCACCAAGAAAAAATGCAGATGCAAAGTTTCTTTAGGACGGATTAACAAACATCCAGCAACACCGAtcaattaaggaaaaaaaatctcCATTCTTTTTTTCCTGGTTTCTACCGGTGTCCGATACCTCCAATCAGTagtcaagaaaaaaatatactacaCAACACAACttcctatttttaaaataattagataatgGAGCACGGCCAAACCAAACAGGTTGATTCACAAAAGGGACAAACTCTTATAGAGGAAAGAAGATCTCAACCAAAGATTAGTAAACGCCTAATTAGATCTATTTTATTCTAGTTCAAAGACAAGCCAATTCCCAACTTGCAGTCCAACAAGGAGGGCTCTTACATCCCTCAATCTAGAGTTAGACATACTCCATTGTCAAAAAGCACGAGCTGATAGATAACAGCAACTTGTCTTGTTCCTTTGTCTTGTTCCTTTCTTGTTTCCTTCCAAGTGTTTATATGGAAATAACAGTAAACTTGACATCCTCAAAATCCACAAACAACATGAGAGTTCATTGTAATATATCTCCTGAATGTGACTTGAATAGGGAAAAGGAAGGATGCATAATATGCATAGAGAATATTCTTAAGTTGTCATTCCTAACAAAAAATACCCACTACAATTTGAAACTTAAGGACATTAGATGCTGGAGACATACCTCAAATAAGGCCTCAGCTAGTATAATTATTCGTGAAATACTTGCAAGGGTACTGAACTCTTCAGTTGTAAGTAATGGTTCACACGAACATGTACCATCAGGATGAAGGCCTGATGAGCAAAGATTTTGTTGTGGAACTCGGTTACCAAGGCCTTCAAGACCTCTTTCAGATATCTGTATATGTAATACAGATAGGTTATTGGGATTATCATTAATGAATTATAggcatgaaaaataaaaagaacataaGGAAGCATGATATTAAACGCCTCAAAAGAGAGGTGATATAAGTGCCAAGTAGTCCGTATTTGAAAGTAGACTCACGATGCTACAATGACTAAACATAAAGTTAAGATGCATTTTGTGCTCATAGAAAGTTGTAGAATTATAATTACACATTTATGCaaacacaattttattttatttttttaacaaaagagAGACTTTTTTGAATTGTTGCCATAAGCACCTTTGGTTTTCTCATGTAAGACAGCATGTCCTTAATAAAGAAAGATGTACATGgaaaaagaaagggaaacttagCTGAGACCAATGTTTTCTTAAGATATTCTACTGCGACTAgtggaaaatatatttaaaaaaacgATATTAAACGAGACAAAATGCAAGTTAACATCTGATATAATATAGTGCGTGAAACATAAATATGGATGATATGCCTAGATAATCAAGCTTTGGTTAGTGTGAGTAGACTAATAAGTATAACATAAGAGGGCAGAAAATAATTAGCCATCATAACAGAGTAACAGACCAAAACCCCTACAAAGAAGACTAGTGCATTTACCTTCTCCTGATATAATTCACACTCATTATGATCGAAAAATGTGCTTTTAAGTTAAACATgctctctctatatataaaaataaaataaaatgcagGGATTGCCTATATCCACCTCAAACAGTCAAAAACATTAGTAGCAGAAGAGATCTTGATATATTACCTCAGATCTTGTTGTTTGTCTTTGTTCACTTCTGCGATAATTCCCACCAGCCCCATAACCAGAATCAAATCCAACCCCATCATAATGGAGATCACCATTCAAATCAATTAGCCATCTGTCACGAGATCCTACATCATCAGCATGACCAGTTGCGAAAACAATGGTTGGAGAATCACTATGCCTTCTTAAACTGCGTCTTGATATAGCATCCCAAAAGAGCCTCCTACtgtttcttcttgtttcttgaCTACCTATATCAGCAATGTTACTAGATAACATGTTGGAAGAGATACTCACCACATCAACATGTAGCACATCTTGAGAGGAGTGTACTCCAAGTTCACTATCCAGCAAAAGAAATCCTGAACCTGAAGTTGTTGCTTCTTCAGAGGTATCACCCTCGAGAAATTGATGCCTTGGTATAGAATCAGAAGTAACAGAAATGGATCCAGAATCAGAACTTGACTCAATATGCACATCTCCGTGATTCTCCATTGAATCCCCTTGTGAACATGAGCTTCTGCACTCTTCTGGAACAGTGTGAGAGTCTTCAGTATTCAAGCGCGTCAAAGATTCAGTACTAACAGCTGCAGCCAAGCTGTCTCTAGCCTGTGAAGAGACCGATTCTTGAGATGGTTGTTTCCATTTACAGTATCGAGTGGAAGTTATGAATTAAATAAGAACTAACCTGGTCAGATATTGAAtgtttttcatttgaaatgCATGTATTATTGATGTTCACTTCGGCATTTGTCAAATTATATTCAACAAAAGCATCATGACTAAGACCACTAGTGCTTTCTGATGAGGATTCTGTCTCAGGTTGAGTAGCATGACCAACTTCTGAACTAAATGTTGAAGAAGATTCTGCTATAGAATTCCGAGAAAAATCACCAACCAGAGGTTGGGGATAATCTTCAAGCTGTAcaacatcatcatatctcaatttcaaatttaaggATGAAGATTATAGGGTAGGTAGAACTTGATATTAAGATTAAGTCAGCATGACGAACATGTAACATAACATATGATGTTCTACTGGACCCTAATAAAGGGAAATATATTATTACACATAGCAATAAACTTGAATTGCCTGCACGCAGTTCAAAAGCAGTAAAGTGAGTGCAAATTTGTTCAACTGAGGCGATACTTTTTTCTCTACTTCAACTCTTCCTTGAGCAATACAGCCTTTTAAAACATATTAGCTGCCTCTTTTAATCAGAGAAGTGAGCATGATACTTACAAGCTCCTTACGCGAATGTTAACGATGCACCATTAAACAATTTACGACCTTAAAAAGTATGTAGAAgttataacaacaaaagaaaaaactcatAACAGCATAGTACAGAAGGACCGAACAAATACAAAATGCATGATACTATAGCTGCACCACCACTTGTTAAAGCCTGCTCACTACAACTTCCACAACTTTGGTAATATAAGAGATGAAATACGTTGAACTGGATTAAGAGTTTTAGTTTCTTGTAGGAAATGTAAAAGACATGTCAAAGCTCAAAGAGACTTTCTATAGCTAGAGAGCAACAATGAATACCATTCATTAAGCATCTATTTTCCAAGCACGAAACAGTTCAGGCGCGCTTTATCCCATTTACTTaagttcaacaaaaaaaaataccctTTGTTAGATATCCTAGTAAAATCTCCATCCATCACAAATGAATTACCAAAATGCAAAAACCAAAAACAAGCCCATTATCACCAATTATTCACcacaagaaagaaagaaacagaGCCCATTTAGGTTCATTACACCATTCCCAACTGAAAAAAACAAATGAGATGCATAGTGACCACAGAAACACAAAAGTCAACTCTGGACTTGAGACTTCACTATTGGTAAATCAAATAAAGACGATAACTTTAAGGAAGTAACAAAAATACCCAAGAAAGTAAaggggaaaaagaaaagaaacaaattgaAGCAACCCCTTTTGACCATGATCAACACCTTGTTACTAGAATCAAAATTATCAAGAATACAACACAGATAAATCATACAACAACTCAAATAGTGCACCCCAAAGcccaaaaacaacaaaaaagattacttttttttttcttctgaaatACACATTAATATAGAAAGGTGGATAAAGATCAAGAAAAGTACCTCATGGTCCAACTGAGAAGTGGATGCACCACCACAGAAGAAAGAGGAAAGTTTGAGCTTGCTCCGTTTAGGTCTTGACCCTGACCCTGACCCGGATGATGATCTTATACGACTGCTACTGGAACCCATAATTGTTGTGGagagtaatatttttttgttgagaaGTTGAAATACTAATGAAATTGAAGATGAGCTTATAAATAAATCACCAAAATTCTCTATTTCGGCTGTTTGCTGCTCTCTTTTTTCAATACATAggataaaaggaaaaaaaataaattatttttatagtgaCAAGTAAAAACGAAAGAAAGGAGCATCATTTAATTTGGCCATCAATTTAAGTCGTTCAATATAGGAGGGTGAAAAATCGAATCAATcgataaatcaaataaaagaaattattggattattattattgagttatTAGATTATTGAGTTTTTAATGAGTTTTATTGTTGTATTGGTTTGGTATCGGTTATTGGATAAATCAATAATCTAATAAGAcggtaataatttattattttatccttcCTAACTATTTAAGAATTTAACTTATTATTAGACacgataattatattaaattattagtattcTACCAACTTCACACTAGATCGCTTTACTAGTTTTTACAGCTTAGTCAAAATCTAAAGATTAAAGTAGGGGGCTCACAATTGCagctatttgattttagttttagttttagtcttgttgaactactttattttaattttagtttgtaattgtaGGTTGTAGCATTTGCAAGTTTGTAAAGGTCCGTAATttgattaacataaaaatttcatactaTAA comes from Solanum pennellii chromosome 1, SPENNV200 and encodes:
- the LOC107008316 gene encoding E3 ubiquitin ligase BIG BROTHER-related-like isoform X2; protein product: MLEDYPQPLVGDFSRNSIAESSSTFSSEVGHATQPETESSSESTSGLSHDAFVEYNLTNAEVNINNTCISNEKHSISDQARDSLAAAVSTESLTRLNTEDSHTVPEECRSSCSQGDSMENHGDVHIESSSDSGSISVTSDSIPRHQFLEGDTSEEATTSGSGFLLLDSELGVHSSQDVLHVDVVSISSNMLSSNIADIGSQETRRNSRRLFWDAISRRSLRRHSDSPTIVFATGHADDVGSRDRWLIDLNGDLHYDGVGFDSGYGAGGNYRRSEQRQTTRSEISERGLEGLGNRVPQQNLCSSGLHPDGTCSCEPLLTTEEFSTLASISRIIILAEALFEVLDEIHQQSFTLSLSTLSLPAPDSVVDSFPVKSHKKLGAVDNAPTDIQQCHICLAEYEEGDKLRVLPCRHEYHMHCIDKWLKEVNRVCPVCRCNVCENPAIGSVSNSEAS
- the LOC107008316 gene encoding uncharacterized protein LOC107008316 isoform X3, with amino-acid sequence MGSSSSRIRSSSGSGSGSRPKRSKLKLSSFFCGGASTSQLDHELEDYPQPLVGDFSRNSIAESSSTFSSEVGHATQPETESSSESTSGLSHDAFVEYNLTNAEVNINNTCISNEKHSISDQARDSLAAAVSTESLTRLNTEDSHTVPEECRSSCSQGDSMENHGDVHIESSSDSGSISVTSDSIPRHQFLEGDTSEEATTSGSGFLLLDSELGVHSSQDVLHVDVVSISSNMLSSNIADIGSQETRRNSRRLFWDAISRRSLRRHSDSPTIVFATGHADDVGSRDRWLIDLNGDLHYDGVGFDSGYGAGGNYRRSEQRQTTRSEISERGLEGLGNRVPQQNLCSSGLHPDGTCSCEPLLTTEEFSTLASISRIIILAEALFEVLDEIHQQSFTLSLSTLSLPAPDSVVDSFPVKSHKKLGAVDNAPTDIQHC
- the LOC107008316 gene encoding E3 ubiquitin ligase BIG BROTHER-related-like isoform X1, translating into MGSSSSRIRSSSGSGSGSRPKRSKLKLSSFFCGGASTSQLDHELEDYPQPLVGDFSRNSIAESSSTFSSEVGHATQPETESSSESTSGLSHDAFVEYNLTNAEVNINNTCISNEKHSISDQARDSLAAAVSTESLTRLNTEDSHTVPEECRSSCSQGDSMENHGDVHIESSSDSGSISVTSDSIPRHQFLEGDTSEEATTSGSGFLLLDSELGVHSSQDVLHVDVVSISSNMLSSNIADIGSQETRRNSRRLFWDAISRRSLRRHSDSPTIVFATGHADDVGSRDRWLIDLNGDLHYDGVGFDSGYGAGGNYRRSEQRQTTRSEISERGLEGLGNRVPQQNLCSSGLHPDGTCSCEPLLTTEEFSTLASISRIIILAEALFEVLDEIHQQSFTLSLSTLSLPAPDSVVDSFPVKSHKKLGAVDNAPTDIQQCHICLAEYEEGDKLRVLPCRHEYHMHCIDKWLKEVNRVCPVCRCNVCENPAIGSVSNSEAS